GTATTTGTGTAGAAGCTTACTTATAATTTAGCTACCCTGTCTTAATTCATTTTTGATGCTGCTCTAACCCATGTATATACAAACACAGAATACCtttgtttaaaagaaagcaacaaaaaaataagaaagtaataaaaagctgaattgctactttctcttgtttttttttttcaagaaagctGATGCATATTTCAATACCTACAGGATTTGAGGGTGGAGACTCATCATTGTGTCCACAATTTTGATACTTGCGCTTTATAAGTATCCCTGAAAGACCAAAGAAATTTCTATCAGACTCAGCTCTCAGCCTGGTAGATGCATGTAAGAACATATTTTCACACTAAGAGAAGTGTAAGAAGGAAGAAGGATCATTGAAACTTAAAATTGCCAAACATGACAGGAAAAGCACTAAGCTAATCTCGCCCCACTGAGTCAAGTGTTCTAGATACAAGCTTCATCTTAATTGGGTCATCCAATTACCACACTCTGTCCTAGTGTGAATCAGCTTTTGACTATTGTATGGCCATTAACACTCTCTCCTGCAAGGTGGGTGTCTTGGCTACAGCAAGGTAGAGGAACCAAAGGACATGGACAATTGAAATCAACTTGCCATGGAAATTTAATGCTTAGAAATTCAAGTCCACAACTCACAAATGACTCAAGTATTAATACTGTTAAAAACATGGAATTTGGATAAGGAAGAAGAGGCACAAAGAGGAATAAGTTTATCAAGTATCTTCTGATATGCAGTTCCAGGGAAGGCCCTTGCTTTTTTGTGTTTCCTAAATGCATGGGGAAATCTAAATACACGGCAAAGGATTACTTCTGATTTTTGGCCAACTGTGCTACTGCAGACAATTCTTATTCACGAGGAGGGTGGGAATATGGCTCAATTCCCGAAACCTGTTCTTCAGAAAAGGGTCCCCTGAGCTCCCAGGGGAGCATTCAGTGGCAGGAGATCAACAGTAGAAAATTCTTGGGAACAGCTACTTTccacttcatttcttctttttaaaattagcatatattaattgtatgaaaagttttcattatgatattttcatgcatgcataaaatgtactttgatcaaatttactctATTATTCCTTCTTATtctcctcctttttaaaatttttaatggattttatcattctattttcacacatacatataaagtaTTTTAGTCTTATTCAATCTACAGTTTGAAAAGTTAAGAACTCACCCAAAACTATTGAAATCGGGACTAAGAGCAACCACCACAGATGGTTATATCTGGAACCTGTAGCATGGAACATTGgacattttatatgaaaataaggaATTTTTAAGGTTAAACAAAGTAGTGTGCTCTCAGATAATCAAAACCAATTGACTTTTGTTCATATTTGATGGTGgggatgagaggagagggaataTAATCATACAAAGAAATGATTACTTTCTGTCTTGCATTTGGTATTGCTGGTTGGTGTGCATTCCTCAATGATTCCGTATTCAcacctagaaaaaaaagacaggaaattcAAAAACCCTGGACAGCCTTCATCATTTTCCAATGGCACATTATAAATTAGAGGCCACTTTATTCATCTTTGCATTAGtggaaaacattttctctcaaatatttCTAGACTAACATATAAAGCTAGTGGAAATTAATAACATAATTTGGAGATTTGGatgaaaaaattatcttaaatgaGTTACTCTATGTTTTAAGATATCAAGAGTTATAAGAAAGTGATAAGGTTTTGACCTACAAGACAGAGGATGAAgtagacacaaaaataaacacaaaactggTAATAAACTGGACCCAAAATACTAGCgcttaaaatactgatttttcttttttggtggtactgggctttcaactcaggaccttgaacttgctagacagacactctaccacttgatccatgactctagctctttttgctttaagtatttttcagatagcatgtCACATTTATGTCtgagccactgagctacattcccagcccccaaAATTGCTTTTACAACACAGATTACCCAAACTTATCGCTACAGAAACGTGACAGATAGAATCAATTACACATTATGCCCATCCAAttagtgaggaaactgaagtttagGAAGATTAAGTGATCTgttcaaactaactcaattaatCAGCAGAGACATGAGATGCACAGGCAAGTTTTCTGGCTTTGGATCAAAACCAGGGAATTTACCATAAAAGGCCCTTCAGGGAATCAAGTAAGCCCTGATTTCTTACCAGTCTTGTCTACCCTCCAGCAAGGTACCCTGTTCTCCAGTGCTTTCTCTATCTCTTTGCAGCTGATTTTCCCTTCCTGGGCTATTTTGTCCACCCTCATGCACTGTTAATgctgtctctttccttccttaagaCTCAAATTATGTGTCATAGCTATCTTAGACAGGGTTGAATTCTTGGATGACTTATAACACCTTGGGCACATGTTTCTTCTTATGCTTGTTACATGGTGCTAAGATTCAATAaccatttgctttgttttggctACCTTTATCTCTAGAACTGAGACCTTGATGACAGGAATGTGTCTTGCTCATATCATTAGCATAAGCAGCCATGGAGTGTCAAGTGCACAGAAAGTGTTCAATAATGTTTAATGAGAAAAGTCTTCAATGACGTTCATTCTTCAGTGATGTTTGAATGAGCAAATGGTCATCTAGTGGCTTGAAGGAAAAATATGACAAGACCTCTAATTCTTGGCTCTCAGTCAGGATAGTTTCTCTCTAGGAAGGCACCATTTCTCAAGGAATGTTTAGAGTTTAAATCAGTGAAAGACCAAAACTTACGTGATGCAGGGGTCACAGTGTTCACACAGAGAAGTGTTACAATAAAAGTTTGTTTTACATCTGCACTTGGTATTCTGGGTCAGGGTACATTTTGTTTCCACTTCTAATCCTAGAAAACCAGTTTTCAGGCTATTAATTACAACAACTAGTTATAAATGAGCTGTTAAAAATAATGAGCAAGTGTTGCATTGATTTTTGAGATCTACTACTTATTATCAAAGTCATAACACCACACCTTCAGTAACAGTTAGTGTTTAATAGCAAAACAGGCAGCACAAGGTTAAAATTACTGGCAACATGTAGCAGAATTTTAAGCAGATAGACAATTCCAAACTGAAACACTCTCTTGTCATTGTTTAAACGGCTCTCTTGTTCCACTAGTCTAGAGCCTTGCTACTCAAATATGTGGCCCACAGAGTGAGCAGAAGCATCACCCAGAGCTGGTTGGAATGTCAAGCCATACCTTAGCCTTAATCAGACCAATGTCAAGGCCCCAATTAGggattctgatttaattgatgTGGTCTGAGACCTAAATACTAGAATTTGTAATACTTCCCTAAGCAATTCTAATGCACAGCCAGGGTTGAAAATATTACTTTACACCATGAATAGGCACAGGAAAAGTTttattggactggaggtgtggctcaagtggcagaactcctgctttgcaagcatgaagcctgagttcagaccccagccctaccaatataaaaaaaaaagaaaagaaaagctttatATTCAGAGGTTTCTTGATGTCAAACAAAAGAGGAGTATTTCTGTTACTTATGGgtaacataattttaattttaattatgggTGTTCAGAATAGgttgaaaaatacatgaaaatttagGTTCCCAAGCAGAATTATGAGGACAAACCAGATCCACAAAGATTAGGGAACATCCTACTCACATCTTGGTTTTCTCTCTCTGGTCATGAACAAAAACCATCATACAAGGATAAAACAAGGAGGGAAAAATAGATTATGTGGCTTTGATTGAAGCTGATACATTTTGTTCATAGGGTTGATATTTAGTCATTTGTCTTCATCTGGTAGAATTTTCTGAGACTTGACCCACTAGTCAGTCCTGCATTACTCCAGCTAGCCCACTCCTGTATGCCAAGATAACACCAGAGTAGGTTCCAATCTCAAGTTGTATTATAAGTGGTTCTACATGAAGTGCCAGGATTGGTCTCTTTCAGTTGTTCCCTAAGACACTTACCATGCCCTTCATCACAAAATCCACATCTTCTACATTTGGGAGAATAATTATCTTTGTCTGTGTATTCCTCCCCTTCTTTGCAGGGCACACAGATTGACTTCTCCCCATTGTTTAAGCAGTCAGCATCTTTTCGTTTGCCTGTCCATGAAGAAAAAGGGCAATTTTTGAAGGGGAGGAAGCCCTGTAACAGCCTGGAAAGTATGCAGGGATGACAATAAAACATTCATATGTGTGAGATCTATTATTTATTATCAACATTCATACAATCACATTTTCAGTAACATAACTAGTTTTTAATAGCAAAGCAGTCAGTATCAGGTTGAAATGCCAAGCAAACATTTAGCAGAGTTTCAAGTGCATAAGCAGTCCTGAAACCAAAACACCCCACCATTGCTTAGGAGGGAGTGTTAGgcctacaaataaataaaatgaggaagagaGTTACTATAAAAATCTCAAGAGCCAGGAAGCTTTCCAAGATAAAAGATAGCagaatgagtgaaggaatactCTTACAGAGCTAGGATGATAAACGGTAGCAGAATTTTTTAAAGGGGGTGGAGGTTGGGGGAAGGTTAGACTGATCAAATGCCCTAGAAGAAATGATTtgatcaaatattttctctggggAAAGGGAGAGGTTGGAAGGTATGTATGTATTCCTGTGAATACGGCTGTCACTGACCACTGAGATTATCAAGCTAGTTCACTTTGTTCTGACTTCTCATGTTACTTTCCAAAGTTCACAAATCCTGATAAGAGACAGCGCAGATTAAGGAAAAGAACATATGAAGTTCTAAGGTTGTTCAAATCTTTAGTAGTTA
The sequence above is a segment of the Castor canadensis chromosome 7, mCasCan1.hap1v2, whole genome shotgun sequence genome. Coding sequences within it:
- the Fas gene encoding tumor necrosis factor receptor superfamily member 6 isoform X5, with the translated sequence MSTWLLQGFLPFKNCPFSSWTGKRKDADCLNNGEKSICVPCKEGEEYTDKDNYSPKCRRCGFCDEGHGLEVETKCTLTQNTKCRCKTNFYCNTSLCEHCDPCITCEYGIIEECTPTSNTKCKTESSRYNHLWWLLLVPISIVLGILIKRKYQNCGHNDESPPSNPETVPMNLPDVDLSKYIISIAEQMRINEVREFVRKNGISEAKMDEIKNDNPQDTAEQKVQLLRNWYQYHGKKDAYKTLIINLRKANLCALAEKIQEVVQKDFEKSTSDLKNENERQSLV
- the Fas gene encoding tumor necrosis factor receptor superfamily member 6 isoform X4, producing MHSERLLQGFLPFKNCPFSSWTGKRKDADCLNNGEKSICVPCKEGEEYTDKDNYSPKCRRCGFCDEGHGLEVETKCTLTQNTKCRCKTNFYCNTSLCEHCDPCITCEYGIIEECTPTSNTKCKTESSRYNHLWWLLLVPISIVLGILIKRKYQNCGHNDESPPSNPETVPMNLPDVDLSKYIISIAEQMRINEVREFVRKNGISEAKMDEIKNDNPQDTAEQKVQLLRNWYQYHGKKDAYKTLIINLRKANLCALAEKIQEVVQKDFEKSTSDLKNENERQSLV